From the genome of Candidatus Babeliales bacterium, one region includes:
- the recR gene encoding recombination mediator RecR: protein MFELSPTLQKLVRQLNKVPYLASKNVYRVAMYFLNSSQEQVDQLCRTILEAKEVVKQCTICFNWTEGQELCVICASAQRQKTTVCVVETWYDLYALERAGEFKGLYHVLGGSLCPLEGMGPENLTIEPLIKRLDGSITELIFATNATPEGEATASYIFSKIKDKQITVSKLASGVPTGSSLEYMDRITICKALSGRRPF, encoded by the coding sequence GTGTTTGAGCTTTCTCCAACGTTACAAAAATTGGTACGGCAGCTGAATAAGGTGCCGTACCTTGCTTCAAAAAATGTCTATCGTGTTGCTATGTACTTTTTGAATAGCAGTCAAGAACAGGTTGATCAGCTGTGTCGTACTATTTTGGAAGCAAAAGAGGTTGTCAAGCAGTGCACCATATGCTTTAATTGGACCGAAGGTCAAGAGCTGTGCGTCATTTGCGCGTCTGCACAACGGCAAAAAACAACGGTATGTGTGGTAGAAACCTGGTACGATTTGTATGCGCTTGAGCGTGCAGGCGAGTTTAAGGGGCTGTACCATGTGTTGGGCGGTTCACTGTGCCCACTTGAAGGTATGGGTCCTGAAAATCTTACTATTGAGCCTTTGATTAAGCGGCTTGATGGCTCAATTACCGAGCTGATTTTTGCCACCAATGCTACGCCAGAAGGTGAGGCTACCGCCAGTTATATTTTTTCCAAAATAAAAGATAAGCAAATAACTGTTTCTAAGCTTGCTAGTGGTGTGCCAACTGGGTCTAGCTTGGAATATATGGATCGCATTACTATTTGCAAAGCGTTATCGGGTAGAAGGCCGTTTTGA
- a CDS encoding YraN family protein, whose protein sequence is MIKQTKELGDKGEDFTAQWLEKQGFTICARNYRKRWGEIDVVASKDELLVFVEVKTRKDKYFPISETVTYSKQKKLIRTAHSFVLEHNIQDKVLRFDIAALTSNGTHYEMTYIPNAFN, encoded by the coding sequence ATGATTAAACAAACCAAAGAACTTGGCGACAAAGGTGAAGATTTTACCGCCCAATGGCTAGAAAAGCAGGGCTTTACCATTTGTGCCCGCAACTACCGCAAGCGCTGGGGCGAAATTGATGTTGTTGCCAGCAAGGACGAATTGTTAGTCTTTGTTGAAGTAAAAACACGCAAAGATAAATACTTCCCCATCAGTGAAACGGTTACGTACAGCAAACAAAAAAAGTTAATTCGTACCGCTCATAGCTTTGTGTTAGAACACAACATTCAAGACAAAGTCTTGCGCTTTGATATTGCAGCTCTTACCAGCAATGGAACGCACTACGAAATGACCTATATTCCCAACGCGTTTAACTAA
- the yidC gene encoding membrane protein insertase YidC, translating to MDRKLIYSVILSCATVWGFHYFFGNKAPVDQGVVTVGQQGEVAAGQAIRVPAVENLHKTLQLDPNIDEQKSTSQELLVTLETDLVVATFSSFGGVLKNIAFKEHRGENNKPLQTLTQHKILEDSMLNNSCFLLAFEQNTPYDYLLIDRHQDNDKEVVVFGTQHAGWQVKKTYTLHKDSYKIDVALDFVPQGKVLPINPRLFFMAPFVTELTDNVVQPIILNERSASLEIKSLDDVQGLAWYWAGKRVIFGASDRYFGHMLVSDDNKFVQRAYYNVADKSAVMPILEGYQISEAKTCNLSFYIGPKVYDHLAAVDEQLSDIMSFGWLSWLCKLMLKLLDFVYKFVGNYGLAIVVLSILLRLPFLPLSFYSRGVMEEYQKHQPFIQRIRVKLKNNPQLLQQEIMRYHKDHNLPVAAPLIGCLPILLQLPVLFSLYRVLSNYLDLYQAPFYGWITDLSAKDPFYVLPVLMGLSMIWQQSLTPGGDGRQRVVMGFSALVMTVVFAGFPAGVVLYWFMNNILTIGEDYLRRLFVKKDNYAPTTIYKK from the coding sequence ATGGACAGAAAGCTTATTTATTCGGTTATTCTCTCGTGTGCAACGGTATGGGGTTTTCATTACTTTTTTGGTAATAAGGCACCAGTTGATCAAGGTGTTGTAACGGTAGGCCAACAAGGAGAAGTTGCTGCGGGGCAAGCAATTAGGGTGCCTGCAGTAGAAAATTTACATAAAACTTTGCAACTTGATCCAAATATTGATGAGCAAAAGAGCACCAGCCAAGAATTGTTGGTTACACTTGAAACAGACTTGGTGGTTGCTACGTTCTCAAGTTTTGGGGGCGTACTTAAAAATATTGCCTTCAAAGAACATCGAGGAGAGAACAATAAGCCGTTGCAAACGCTTACTCAGCACAAAATTCTTGAAGATTCTATGCTTAATAATTCCTGTTTCTTGCTTGCGTTTGAGCAAAATACGCCGTACGACTATTTATTGATCGACCGTCATCAAGATAACGATAAAGAAGTAGTGGTGTTTGGTACGCAGCATGCTGGCTGGCAGGTTAAGAAAACGTACACATTGCATAAAGATAGCTATAAGATTGATGTGGCTTTAGATTTTGTTCCACAAGGAAAAGTCTTGCCAATTAATCCACGCCTCTTTTTCATGGCACCATTTGTTACTGAGCTTACTGATAATGTTGTACAGCCAATTATTCTCAATGAGCGCAGTGCGTCGCTTGAAATTAAATCGTTGGATGATGTTCAGGGCTTGGCTTGGTATTGGGCTGGCAAGCGCGTTATTTTTGGTGCAAGCGATCGCTATTTTGGGCATATGTTGGTGAGTGATGACAATAAATTTGTACAACGAGCTTATTACAATGTTGCCGACAAATCTGCAGTAATGCCAATTCTTGAAGGCTATCAAATTTCTGAAGCTAAAACCTGTAACTTATCATTTTACATTGGACCAAAAGTTTATGATCACTTGGCTGCTGTTGACGAGCAATTGAGTGATATTATGTCTTTTGGTTGGCTTTCTTGGTTGTGTAAGTTGATGCTCAAGTTGCTTGATTTTGTGTATAAATTTGTAGGTAATTATGGCTTGGCTATTGTTGTTTTAAGCATCTTGTTGCGTTTGCCTTTCTTGCCGTTGTCATTTTATTCACGTGGCGTGATGGAAGAGTATCAAAAGCATCAGCCGTTTATTCAGCGCATCCGCGTGAAGTTAAAAAATAATCCGCAACTTCTGCAGCAAGAAATTATGCGTTATCACAAAGATCATAATCTGCCGGTGGCAGCCCCACTGATTGGTTGTTTGCCAATCTTGCTTCAGCTGCCCGTTTTGTTCTCTTTGTATCGTGTTTTAAGTAATTATCTTGATTTGTATCAAGCGCCATTTTATGGTTGGATTACTGACTTGTCGGCTAAAGATCCTTTCTATGTGCTCCCTGTTTTAATGGGTCTTTCCATGATTTGGCAACAAAGCCTTACTCCTGGTGGTGATGGTCGTCAACGGGTAGTTATGGGCTTTTCTGCTTTGGTTATGACGGTTGTTTTTGCGGGATTTCCGGCAGGGGTTGTGTTGTATTGGTTTATGAATAACATCTTGACGATTGGTGAAGATTATCTTCGTCGTCTTTTTGTTAAAAAAGATAATTACGCACCAACTACAATCTATAAGAAATAA
- the bamD gene encoding outer membrane protein assembly factor BamD, whose amino-acid sequence MVVRKDTTFSTLSIIATFSLLLFSGCAKQKEVEDMNVDELKQHALTSMNSQKHENAIEYLDKIIAKHPDHEDIGNFKLLLGDAYFKTGDYPAATKLYEHFSQYYPSDAKAEYAKYRSILAQFYHTLRTDCDQSVTKDVITACNDYLAQSRYQEYRKDVLDIQNTSEHKLINKEVYVYNFYLKQGDTTPLPEEREKCYRAARNRLANLQKMYGEKNESLQPRLLYLECKLAQRENKKSDIKHSLEKLINEHPQSQFTRMAQALVTKKKFIF is encoded by the coding sequence ATGGTTGTAAGAAAAGATACCACATTCAGCACTTTGTCAATAATTGCCACATTCTCTCTGTTATTATTTTCTGGTTGTGCCAAACAAAAAGAGGTGGAAGATATGAATGTTGACGAGCTCAAACAACACGCTCTTACCTCAATGAATAGCCAAAAGCACGAAAATGCTATTGAATATTTAGACAAAATTATTGCCAAACACCCAGACCACGAAGACATAGGCAACTTTAAATTACTGCTAGGCGATGCCTACTTTAAAACGGGCGACTACCCCGCAGCAACAAAACTTTATGAACACTTTTCACAATACTACCCATCTGACGCAAAAGCTGAGTACGCCAAGTATCGTTCAATTTTGGCCCAGTTTTATCACACCCTGCGCACCGACTGCGATCAATCGGTCACCAAAGACGTTATTACCGCGTGCAATGATTATTTAGCACAAAGCCGTTACCAAGAGTATCGCAAAGATGTTTTGGATATTCAAAACACCTCTGAACACAAGCTCATTAATAAAGAAGTGTATGTGTACAACTTCTATCTGAAACAGGGCGATACTACACCGCTACCAGAAGAACGTGAAAAATGCTACCGCGCAGCACGTAACCGTCTTGCAAACTTGCAAAAAATGTATGGCGAAAAAAATGAATCTTTACAACCACGCCTTCTTTACTTGGAATGCAAATTGGCGCAACGCGAAAACAAAAAATCAGACATAAAACACTCACTTGAAAAGCTTATTAATGAGCACCCTCAATCACAATTTACACGCATGGCTCAGGCATTGGTAACAAAAAAGAAGTTTATTTTTTAA